Part of the Candidatus Zymogenus saltonus genome is shown below.
GCGCCGAAGTATGTAGAGAAGACCCTGGGAAGGGCCGAGGTCAGGGAGATTTTTAATGTGCCCAAAATAGGCGCCGTGGCGGGAAGCTATGTTATTGACGGAAAGATACTCCGTGGATCGAATGTTCGTCTGATCAGGAATGACGAGGTGGTTTTCAAGGGCAAGATGTCTTCGTTGAGGCGGTTCAAGGAGGACACCAAGGAAGTTGCCAGCGGTTACGAATGTGGAATAAAGATAGATAACTTCAACGATATACAGCCTAAAGATATCATCGAGGCCTACGAGATTGAGGAAGTAGCCCGGGAGTTGTAAAATGGTTGTGGGAGTAGGTCGGATGGAGTTTTTTATTCATCACGCTGACTCTTTGAAGTCCAAAAGGCGGGTGGTTAAAAGGCTGGTTTCTTTGATAAAAAATAAATTCAATGCGGCCTGTGCGGAAGTCGCCGGGGGGAACCTCTGGCAGAGGACCGTGATAGGGGTGGCCGTTCTGGGGAATGACGCGTCTTTTGTCAACTCCCATTTGGACAAGATAGTTAACTATGCGGAGTCCCTCGATCTGGCGGAGATGATAAACCACCAGATCGAAATATTGAGCTACTCCGACGGAGATTTTCTTTAATTGAAAAAAAGCGGCTCAAGGCGTATCGAGAGGCTGAAGGATCTGATATTGGAAGAGGTCTCCAGGGTGCTACTCATGGAGGTCAAAGACCCCAGGATAGGGATGGTTACGGTGACCGGGGTTGAGTTGTCTCAGGACATAAGGATAGCCCGTTTTTTTTATTGCGTGGGAAAGGACGCGGACGGTTCATTGATTAAGGATACCCAGAAGGGCCTGGAAAGCGCATCCGGATTCATCAGGAGCACATTGGCGGCCAATCTTAATCTCAAGAGAACCCCGGAGATCTTTTTTGTGTATGATAAAACTCTGGATTACGGGGAAAAGATCGATAAAATATTAGAAGATTTGAAGGAAGAGTCCTGATTTCCATGCTGAGAGAAATTTCCAGGGTTATCGACGATGCGGAAAGCTTTTTTTTGACTAGTCACCTGAATCCGGACGGTGATGCCATAGGCTCGATTTTGGCTTTCAAGGGCATTTTAAACAAATTGGGCCACGACCCTGTATTGTACATGGAAGACCCCGTGCCTGAGAATTTCAAGTTTCTCCCCGGCTCGGATAAAATAATCCATCATATGAATGGAATAAGTGGGAGGACGTTTGATCTCGCGATCGTCGTTGACAGCACCGATTGGATGAGGACCGGAGGGCCTTTTGAGCCTGAGGTAAATTTCAGAAAGGTTATCAATATAGATCACCACAAGTCCAACACCAATTTTGGGGATATCAATCTCGTTAAAACGGAGGCGTCCGCCACAAGCGAGATAATATACGATTTATTGAATGTTATGGGGCTTCCCCTGAGTCTCGAGGTGGCCACCTGCATATATGCCGGTATCATGACCGACACCGGCTCTTTTACATATTCCAACACCAACGACCGGGCCTTTGGCATATCGGAAAAGCTCGTCAAGGTGGGGGTGGTCCCTGACGCCATTGCGGAAGAGGTGAACGAGAACTATTCCGTGTCCCGACTTCTCCTGTTGAAGATGGCGCTGGACACACTGGAGTTCAGCGCCGATAAAAGGATCGGGGCGATGACGATATCGCAGGAGATGTTTAAAAAGACAGACAGCGGCCCCCACATTATCGAGGGATTTATCGACTACCCGAGATTCGTCTCCGGCGTAAAGGTCGCCATCCTTTTTCGTGAGCTTTCCGGCGGCGGGAAGTACAAGGTAAGCTTCAGATCGAGAAATCCGCTGGATGTTTCAAGGATCGCCGGCGCCTTCGGCGGGGGCGGTCACATGAACGCCTCCGGCTGCACGGTCGAGGGAAATCTCCTTGATGTCAAGGCCGAGGTCTTCAAGGTCGTGGAAGCGGAGCTTAAAAAAAAACGGCGGAATGAAGAAAAGCGGGGGAGTTGAAGATGTCTAAGGACGGGATCCTGATAGTCGACAAGCCCGCCGGGCTTACTTCCCACGATGCGGTTATGAGGGTCAAGAAGGCTCTCTCGGCAAAGAAGGTCGGCCACACCGGCACCCTCGATCCGTTTGCCACCGGTGTCCTCGTCATGGGGATAAACCAGGGGACCAAGCTGATCCCCTTTCTGGACAAGACCGACAAGGCGTACCGAGGGGTGATCGTATTGGGGATGGCCACTGACACCTACGACTCCACGGGGGAGATTGTCGAGAGATGCGATGAGGCGGATATTGAGGGGGTATCCGAGGAGGATATAAGAAAGGCGGTAGGGTCCTTCGCCGGGACGATAAGACAGCGTCCGCCCGTCTATTCGGCCCTGAAGGTCGACGGGGTGAGGCTTTACAAGCTTGCAAGGAGCGGGGTCACGGTTGACGTTGAGGAGAGGGAGGTAAAGATTTTTTCCATCGAGCTTGTCGACTACACCAGGCCCAGGATCACGATCGACGCCACGTGCTCCCCTGGGACCTACATCCGCTCCCTGGCCGTGGATATAGGAAAGGCCCTTGGACTGCCGGCCCACCTCGAGGGCCTTAAGAGGACGCGATCCGGCCCCTTCTCAATCGAGGAATCGACGGCACTTAAGGAGTTTGCGGTTTTGGGGGATGCAAGGGGAGGCGGCAACGGGAAGAGGGGGCCCAAAGGATGGTCTAAGGTCATCGGGTTAAGGGAGGCCGTGGGAGACATGATGGAGATATCGATAAACGAGGGGCAGGCGAATCAGGTGGTGAACGGCGCTCCCCTACTCTTCGATAAAGGGCTTTTTGAGGATAGGGTTTCCGGGGGAAAGGGGGATGCATATGATATCCCCGGCGCGGTCGTAAAGTTGATATATAACGAGAAGCTGCTGGCCCTGGCCAGAGTGGTTATAAAAAGTAAGGCTGAAAGAGAAAACAAAATGAATCTAAAGCCTTTCAAGGTTTTTCATTGATTAAGGGGAGATAACAACATGTCTTTGGCGAGAGAGACTAAAAACGAAGTTATCAATAATTTTAAGAAGCATGATTCCGATACCGGTTCTCCGGAGGTTCAGATTGCCCTCTTAACCGAGAGGATAAACGGGCTGACGGAGCATTTCAAGACCCACAAAAAGGATCATACTTCAAGGCGCGGGCTTTTGAAGATGGTCGGCCACAGAAGAAGACTTTTAGAGTATCTCAAGAAAAAAGATATCGAGAGATACCGGAAGCTTATAGAGAGGCTGGGCATCAGAAAATAGCTCCGCATAGAATATTTAGGAGCAAAAAAGTAAATGACAAAAGCTACAGAAAAGAGAGTGGATTTTTACGGGCGTCCGTTTTCCCTCGAGACGGGGAAGCTTGCAAAGCAGGCGGACGGGACCGTAATGGTAAAGTATGGAGATTCGAGGGTCCTCGTTACGGCTGTTTCTCTCGATTCCACCAAAGAGGGAACCGATTTTCTGCCATTGACGGTGGAATATCAGGAGATGACGTACGCCGCGGGCAAGATCCCCGGCGGATTTTTCAAGAGGGAGGGGAGGCCCAGCGAGAAGGAGATTCTCACCTGCCGTATCATCGACAGGCCGGTTCGGCCCCTTTTTCCCGATGGCTACAATTTTGAGACCCAGATAATAGCGACCGTCCTTTCGGTGGACAGTGACAACGACCCGGACATAATGGCGCTCACCGGGGCATCATGTGCCCTTTCCATTTCGGATATCCCATTTCACGGCCCGATAGCGGCGGTGAGGGTCGGCAGGGTAAACGGGGATTTCATCATAAATCCGGGCGAGGACGAGCTGGAGATAAGCGAGATGGATCTCGTGGTCGCCGGAAGCAGGGACAGCGTCGTGATGGTCGAGGGGAAGTTCAAGGAGACCGATGAGTCGGTCGCCCTTGAGGCGATCTTCAAGGCCCACGAGGCCATTCAGCCTCTGATAGATATGCAGTATGAGCTGATGGAGGAGGTGGGAAAGAAGAAGAGGGAATTCGAGGAGCGGCCTTTCGGGAAGGACTATTTTTCCGACGCGGAGGAAAAGAACAGCAAAAAGATTTCCGAGGCGCTTAAGATCAGAATCAAGCGGGAGCGAAACGGCGCCCTCGGTCAATTGAAGGCCGACTATATTGATACCCTCGGCGTAGAGGAAGACGCCTCGAAGATAATGGAGGCCTCATCCGCCTTTGATAATGCCGAGAAAAAGGTCATGAGATCGATCGTCCTCAACGACGGTGTCAGGATAGACGGCAGGAAGTTTGACGAGATCAGAGATATAGATATAGAGGTGGGCTTTCTCCCCAGGACGCACGGCAGCGCCCTCTTTACAAGGGGCGAGACCCAGTCTCTATCCACGGCTACCTTGGGTACTTCCCAGGACGAACAGCGGATAGACGCCTTGCGCGGTGAGAGCACGAAATCCTTCATGCTTCACTACAACTTCCCGCCGTTTTCGGTCGGGGAGGCGAGGTTCCTTAGGGGACCGAGCAGGAGGGAGATAGGTCACGGCGCCTTAGCCGAGAGGGCCATCTCCGGGGTGCTCCCCGAAGAGGAGGGATTTCCCTATACGATCCGTATCGTCTCCGAGATCCTCGAGTCGAACGGTTCCTCGTCCATGGCCACCGTATGCGGGGCGAGCCTTTCGCTCATGGACGCCGGGGTGCCGATCAGAAAGCACGTGGCCGGGATAGCCATGGGTCTCATCAAGGAGGGAGACAGGGTCGCGGTTCTCTCCGACATCATGGGGGACGAAGACCACGCGGGGGACATGGACTTCAAGGTAGCGGGGACCGACAGCGGAATCTCGGCCCTCCAGATGGATATAAAGATCAAGGGGGTCGACAGGGAGATTCTGGGAAAGGCCCTCGATCAGGCAAAGGAGGGAAGGCTTTTCATCCTGAAAAAGATGATGGATGCCATCGAAAGGCCGAGGCCCGACCTGTCTAAATACGCCCCAAGGATACTGACGATACACATCAATCCGGACAAGATTCGGGACATCATCGGCCCCGGGGGCAAGATCATCAGGGGGATTATAGCCGAGACCGGGGCGAAGATAGAGGTGACCGACGACGGCAGGGTGGATATCGCAACCCACGACGAGGAGGCCGCAAGAAAGGCCGTCTCCATAATCGAAAACCTGACCAAGGAGGCCGAGATCGGGCAGATCTACGAGGGGAGGGTAGTCAAGATTATGGATTTCGGGGCCTTCGTGGAGATCCTGCCGGGCGTGGACGGCCTTGTCCACATATCCCAACTCGACCATCACCGGGTCAATCAGGTCACGGACGTCCTGAAAGAGGGGGATATCGTAAGGGTAAAAGTCATAGACATCGACAGGGAGGGGAGGATCAAGCTTTCCAGAAAGGACGCCCTGAAAGATGAGGGGCCGAGCCCCAGGGACAAGAGACGACCTCAATAAATATGTTTAGAAAAAGCGAAATCGGGGGGGGAATAACTTTCCTCTCCGAATATATCCCCTATGTCCACAGCGTTTCGATGGGTATCTGGGTCAAGTCCGGCTCAATATTTGACCACAAGGAGACGGCCGGAATCGCCCACTTCGTCGAGCACATGATCTTCAAGGGCACCGAGAAGAGAACATCCTTTGACATCGCCAGGGAGATCGATGACGTCGGCGGACACCTGAACGCATACACCTCAAAGGAATACACCAGTTTCTACGTAAAGGTCTTGAAGGAAGACCTAAAGCTTGCCATTGACGTAATCAGCGATATCTTCAAAAACTCCACCTTTCCGAAAGACGAGCTGAACCGGGAAAAGGACGTGGTGATCCAGGAGATCAAGATGGTGGAGGACACCCCGGACGAGTACATCCACGACCTCGCCTTCAAAAATATGTGGGGGGGGCACTCCCTCGGTTATTCCATTCTTGGTGAGATAGAAACCGTAAGCTCCTTCGATCGGGATACCCTCTTTGAATACAGGAGTGCCCACCACACGAGGGACAACATAATAGTCGGCCTCGTTGGAAATTTCGACATTAACCAGGCGGAAGGTTTCTTGAACACTGCCTTCGGCGGCATCGGCCAAGGAGTGCCTAATGATATATCCTGTCCCGTCTTCGCGCCGGGGAGGATAATTAAAGGGCGGGATACAGAGCAGGTCCACACACTAATCACCTTTCCAGCCCTCCCCTATTCCCATCCGAAGAGGTACGCCCAGTATATCCTGAATACGGTCTTGGGCGGCGGGATGAGCTCAAGGCTCTTTCAGGAGATAAGGGAAAAAAGGGGGCTCGCCTATTCCGTCTATTCGTTTCTCTCTTCGTTCAAGGAGGTGGGTACCCTGGGGGTCTACGCCGGAACGGACAAGAGGTCGGTTGCGGAATTGATGGACGTGATGACCGGGGAGGTTGTGAAGATGAACAGAATCCCCCTGACCGACGGCGAACTCAACTCCGCCAAGGGACAGATAAAGGGTAACCTGCTGTTGAGTATGGAGAGCACCGACTCCCGGCTTTCGAGGATGGTCAGAAACGAGATATTCTTCAAAAGGCAGGTCAACGCTGACAAGATAATCGATAGAATAGACAGTATCACCCCCGACGACGTAATCGATGTTGCAAGAGAGATCATCGACACGGAAAGTATGTGCTGTGTCTTTATGGGGCCGATAACCGAAGAGGACGTGCCCGGCGTTTTCAATTGAGACAGGTTTTAAAGGATATTCATGGGTGAGAAGGAAGGGGGGAAACCCCTTTTTTTATAAGGGATGTTTAGAAAAAAAGACATTCAGGTTGAGTACTTCAGGGCGTCCGGCCCAGGGGGCCAGCGGAGAAATAAGAAGGACACGGCGGTGAGGGTGACCCACCTGCCCACTGGGATAAGGGCGGTGGGGACCGAGAGCAGGTACAGGAGCAGAAACCTGAGGGCCGCCCTGATGCGTCTTGGAGAAAAGCTGGATTTGCGGAGCCGCAAGACGAGGCCGAGGCTTCCCACCCGAACCCCAAGGCGCGCCGAGGAGAGGCGCCTTTTGGGGAAGAGGCTTATCGGGGAAAAAAAGTCAATGAGAGGTAAGGTCACGGCCCATGAAGATTGAGGACCGAAAAATAGGAATCGACTGGGAGGAGATAGGAAGGGAGGCCGCAAAAATCCTCTCCGATTATATTAAGATCAGGACCGTAAATCCCCCCGGAGACGAGGAGGAGGCGGCCCGGTTCCTCGAATCGATATTGAAGAGGGAGGGGATAGAGCCCCTGATAATGAGGTCTGCGCCAAGGCGGGCCAACTTAATATCCAGGCTCTCGGCGAAAATCTCCGGCGGCGATACCTCGGGACTTATCCTCCTCTCCCATATCGACGTCGTGCCGGTGGAGGAGGACAAGTGGGAGAGGGACCCCTTCGGAGGCGAGATCGTTGACGGCCATATCTGGGGGAGGGGGGCCGTTGACGACAAGGGGATGGGTGTAATGAACCTGATGGCGACAATCCTCGTAAAGCGTATAGGGATAGAGTTAAAGAGAGACCTGGTCTTTCTCGCCACCGCCGACGAGGAGACGGGGGGAAAATACGGCGCGGGGTACATGGTTAAGGAACAGAGGGAGAGGCTCAAAGGGAAATACCTCTTGAACGAGGGGGGGGCGATAGTGACCGACGCCCTGCCCAAGGGAAGGCCCCTCGTAACCGTCGGGGCCGGGGAGAAGGGGCCGCTTTGGCTCAAGCTCAAGAGGAGGGGGACGCCCGGGCACGGCTCCGTTCCGCTTCCCGACAACGCCGTGCTTCGCCTCTCGGAGGCGCTGTTGAGGATCGAGAGGGGAAAAAGGCCCGTAATCTTCAGCGATGTAATGGTCGATTTTGCGGCCGGCCTGGGGGACGGTATGGGTGGTATAAAGGGGGGCGTTTTGAGGTTGACCGCGCTCCCACCCCTTCGGGGCCTGATAGGAAATATTATGGGCAAAAATCTATCCATAGGCGCAATGATGAGGGATACGGTAAGCGTTACCACATTTAACGCCGGCGTCAAGGAGAACGTCATCCCGGACGAGGCGGCGGCAACCTTGGACAACAGGCTCCTGCCGGGGACGGACAAGTCGGAATACCTCGACTGGATCAAAAAGACGATGAAGGACGATTCGATAGAAATCGAGGAGATATTTCACAGCCCGGCGTCCCGGTCGCCGGTCGATACGGACTTTTACGGCTCCGTAAAAGCAGTGGCGCAGGATATGTATCCGGACGTGACGGTCGTCCCGATGGTGACATCGAGCTTTACCGATTCCCGCTTCTTCAGGGATATCGGGATGGTCTCCTACGGATTAATCCCGGCTGAGCTTACAACGGAAGAGCTCGCGGCTATTCACGGCCACAACGAGAGGATAAGCGAGAGATCGCTTACAAACGGCGTGAAGTTCGTCTACAACCTCATCCTGAAGCTCTGTGCCTAAGTCGGGGAAATTCTCTTGGGGGGACTGACGGTTTTTGAAATAAAACATGCGAGGGATTTTCATTGGACTATATTAAAATAACGACCGGCCTCTTCGTCATATTGAATCCCTTTGTGTTGATCCCCGTATTCTTGAGTCTCGCCGGCCAGATAGAAAGGCTCCTCGGCCACAACGGCCTCAAGGTCTTGGGCCGTATAATGGGGATCATTCTCCTTGCGGTTTCCGTGGATTTTCTGATCTTCGGAATTCGCCAGGCATTTGACCTGACTTCATGATTTTATAGGAAAGCGGTTCGTTTTGATTAACGGTGATAGGGCGGTAACAAACAGCAGGCTGAACGACGAGGAGAGGGCAAGCGGGGCGACGGCCTTAAAGTCGTATCCGAAGATCCTCCAGGTGGAGATAAGCGCCTCCTGCAATCTCAAGTGCAATATCTGCGCGAGAAACGAGTTCGAGTACGGGCCCGGTAACCTCCCGATTGACCTTTTCAGATCCCTCGCATTCTTGTTTCCTTACCTCGAAAAGCTGATCCTCCACGGATACGGGGAACCCCTCGCCCACCCGGAGTTCGCAAAGATCATGGAGATCGTGGCCCCGTACTCATGTCACAAGTCCTTTTACACAAACGGAACGCTTCTTACGGAGGAGAAGTCCCGAAATATAATCGCCGGCGGGATAGACGAGGTTACCGTCTCCATCGATTCCCCCGTCAAGGAGACCTTCGAGGCGATAAGGACCGGGGCGTCGTTTGACAGGGTGAAGAAAAATGTGGAGAGGCTTGTTGAAATGAGAAACGGCACCGGCGGGATGAAGCCCAAGGTGGTAATCGCGGCGGTGGCCATGGTCGATAACGTTGACGAATTACCTTCGCTTGTGGATTTTGTAAATGATATAGGCGCCGATGCGGTGGAGATAAACTACCTCATAGCGTACAAGGAGCCTCTTGTCAAGAGGAGCCTCTTCTTCGACAAGGATGGGGCAAACGCCGCACTGAAAGAGGTAAAAGCCCGCTGCGAAGCCCTGGGGATCGAGGCGAGGCTTCCCGATTCGTTTTTGACCGGAAACGGAAAAAAGGAGAGAACCCCTGAAAAGATGTGTCCCCGCCCCTACGACTTCGCCTACGTGGGATACGATGGGAACGTCAGGCCCTGTTGTTTCCCCCTCCTCTATCT
Proteins encoded:
- a CDS encoding DUF503 domain-containing protein, producing MEFFIHHADSLKSKRRVVKRLVSLIKNKFNAACAEVAGGNLWQRTVIGVAVLGNDASFVNSHLDKIVNYAESLDLAEMINHQIEILSYSDGDFL
- the rbfA gene encoding 30S ribosome-binding factor RbfA; the protein is MKKSGSRRIERLKDLILEEVSRVLLMEVKDPRIGMVTVTGVELSQDIRIARFFYCVGKDADGSLIKDTQKGLESASGFIRSTLAANLNLKRTPEIFFVYDKTLDYGEKIDKILEDLKEES
- a CDS encoding bifunctional oligoribonuclease/PAP phosphatase NrnA, which produces MLREISRVIDDAESFFLTSHLNPDGDAIGSILAFKGILNKLGHDPVLYMEDPVPENFKFLPGSDKIIHHMNGISGRTFDLAIVVDSTDWMRTGGPFEPEVNFRKVINIDHHKSNTNFGDINLVKTEASATSEIIYDLLNVMGLPLSLEVATCIYAGIMTDTGSFTYSNTNDRAFGISEKLVKVGVVPDAIAEEVNENYSVSRLLLLKMALDTLEFSADKRIGAMTISQEMFKKTDSGPHIIEGFIDYPRFVSGVKVAILFRELSGGGKYKVSFRSRNPLDVSRIAGAFGGGGHMNASGCTVEGNLLDVKAEVFKVVEAELKKKRRNEEKRGS
- the truB gene encoding tRNA pseudouridine(55) synthase TruB — its product is MSKDGILIVDKPAGLTSHDAVMRVKKALSAKKVGHTGTLDPFATGVLVMGINQGTKLIPFLDKTDKAYRGVIVLGMATDTYDSTGEIVERCDEADIEGVSEEDIRKAVGSFAGTIRQRPPVYSALKVDGVRLYKLARSGVTVDVEEREVKIFSIELVDYTRPRITIDATCSPGTYIRSLAVDIGKALGLPAHLEGLKRTRSGPFSIEESTALKEFAVLGDARGGGNGKRGPKGWSKVIGLREAVGDMMEISINEGQANQVVNGAPLLFDKGLFEDRVSGGKGDAYDIPGAVVKLIYNEKLLALARVVIKSKAERENKMNLKPFKVFH
- the rpsO gene encoding 30S ribosomal protein S15, whose amino-acid sequence is MSLARETKNEVINNFKKHDSDTGSPEVQIALLTERINGLTEHFKTHKKDHTSRRGLLKMVGHRRRLLEYLKKKDIERYRKLIERLGIRK
- the pnp gene encoding polyribonucleotide nucleotidyltransferase translates to MTKATEKRVDFYGRPFSLETGKLAKQADGTVMVKYGDSRVLVTAVSLDSTKEGTDFLPLTVEYQEMTYAAGKIPGGFFKREGRPSEKEILTCRIIDRPVRPLFPDGYNFETQIIATVLSVDSDNDPDIMALTGASCALSISDIPFHGPIAAVRVGRVNGDFIINPGEDELEISEMDLVVAGSRDSVVMVEGKFKETDESVALEAIFKAHEAIQPLIDMQYELMEEVGKKKREFEERPFGKDYFSDAEEKNSKKISEALKIRIKRERNGALGQLKADYIDTLGVEEDASKIMEASSAFDNAEKKVMRSIVLNDGVRIDGRKFDEIRDIDIEVGFLPRTHGSALFTRGETQSLSTATLGTSQDEQRIDALRGESTKSFMLHYNFPPFSVGEARFLRGPSRREIGHGALAERAISGVLPEEEGFPYTIRIVSEILESNGSSSMATVCGASLSLMDAGVPIRKHVAGIAMGLIKEGDRVAVLSDIMGDEDHAGDMDFKVAGTDSGISALQMDIKIKGVDREILGKALDQAKEGRLFILKKMMDAIERPRPDLSKYAPRILTIHINPDKIRDIIGPGGKIIRGIIAETGAKIEVTDDGRVDIATHDEEAARKAVSIIENLTKEAEIGQIYEGRVVKIMDFGAFVEILPGVDGLVHISQLDHHRVNQVTDVLKEGDIVRVKVIDIDREGRIKLSRKDALKDEGPSPRDKRRPQ
- a CDS encoding insulinase family protein; its protein translation is MFRKSEIGGGITFLSEYIPYVHSVSMGIWVKSGSIFDHKETAGIAHFVEHMIFKGTEKRTSFDIAREIDDVGGHLNAYTSKEYTSFYVKVLKEDLKLAIDVISDIFKNSTFPKDELNREKDVVIQEIKMVEDTPDEYIHDLAFKNMWGGHSLGYSILGEIETVSSFDRDTLFEYRSAHHTRDNIIVGLVGNFDINQAEGFLNTAFGGIGQGVPNDISCPVFAPGRIIKGRDTEQVHTLITFPALPYSHPKRYAQYILNTVLGGGMSSRLFQEIREKRGLAYSVYSFLSSFKEVGTLGVYAGTDKRSVAELMDVMTGEVVKMNRIPLTDGELNSAKGQIKGNLLLSMESTDSRLSRMVRNEIFFKRQVNADKIIDRIDSITPDDVIDVAREIIDTESMCCVFMGPITEEDVPGVFN
- a CDS encoding peptide chain release factor-like protein, with the protein product MFRKKDIQVEYFRASGPGGQRRNKKDTAVRVTHLPTGIRAVGTESRYRSRNLRAALMRLGEKLDLRSRKTRPRLPTRTPRRAEERRLLGKRLIGEKKSMRGKVTAHED
- a CDS encoding M20/M25/M40 family metallo-hydrolase, coding for MKIEDRKIGIDWEEIGREAAKILSDYIKIRTVNPPGDEEEAARFLESILKREGIEPLIMRSAPRRANLISRLSAKISGGDTSGLILLSHIDVVPVEEDKWERDPFGGEIVDGHIWGRGAVDDKGMGVMNLMATILVKRIGIELKRDLVFLATADEETGGKYGAGYMVKEQRERLKGKYLLNEGGAIVTDALPKGRPLVTVGAGEKGPLWLKLKRRGTPGHGSVPLPDNAVLRLSEALLRIERGKRPVIFSDVMVDFAAGLGDGMGGIKGGVLRLTALPPLRGLIGNIMGKNLSIGAMMRDTVSVTTFNAGVKENVIPDEAAATLDNRLLPGTDKSEYLDWIKKTMKDDSIEIEEIFHSPASRSPVDTDFYGSVKAVAQDMYPDVTVVPMVTSSFTDSRFFRDIGMVSYGLIPAELTTEELAAIHGHNERISERSLTNGVKFVYNLILKLCA
- a CDS encoding SPASM domain-containing protein; protein product: MINGDRAVTNSRLNDEERASGATALKSYPKILQVEISASCNLKCNICARNEFEYGPGNLPIDLFRSLAFLFPYLEKLILHGYGEPLAHPEFAKIMEIVAPYSCHKSFYTNGTLLTEEKSRNIIAGGIDEVTVSIDSPVKETFEAIRTGASFDRVKKNVERLVEMRNGTGGMKPKVVIAAVAMVDNVDELPSLVDFVNDIGADAVEINYLIAYKEPLVKRSLFFDKDGANAALKEVKARCEALGIEARLPDSFLTGNGKKERTPEKMCPRPYDFAYVGYDGNVRPCCFPLLYLGNIVKDPFSDIWNNKKYQKLRRSFNENRPPSFCRECLSGTYTDVNSEKCHISCRLG